Proteins co-encoded in one Coriobacterium glomerans PW2 genomic window:
- a CDS encoding PLP-dependent transferase, protein MSAHSDRLDPAFIESFSADDALLLASDSVCRALASSSIIRPQDMLICNRDIAEQIEPDARAGALLRVADDIEAASFAAASEPFFCSDDGVAAERCLIWLVSSIAPTGARVADIGALADAAAQAKAVLIVDNSIATHFCCTPLLLGADAVAEPLVVSVIEPECPSDSVSLSFVALAWREARRRGGKHACGRARGSRMRLARRVFAADIDEVELSAELVCAAERAVRAQALCAQKRNDHARAIAEYLSCHPRVEAVRYPGFEAHVDHERASRVLRHGFGPIIEIDLDGIESATSIAKALDHRSGTSASSLMVSPSTPDQHDPARITRARVFSAASSVRADRERGGGRRVILSVGTDDPLVVLNLIEHALAS, encoded by the coding sequence ATGTCCGCTCACAGCGATCGGCTCGACCCCGCATTCATTGAGTCCTTCTCCGCCGACGATGCGCTTCTGCTCGCTTCGGACAGCGTCTGCCGGGCTCTTGCGTCATCCTCGATCATCCGGCCTCAAGACATGTTGATCTGCAACCGGGATATCGCAGAGCAGATCGAACCCGATGCGCGCGCCGGTGCCCTACTCCGGGTCGCCGATGATATCGAAGCGGCATCGTTCGCGGCTGCCTCGGAGCCCTTCTTCTGTTCCGACGATGGCGTCGCCGCCGAGCGGTGCCTCATCTGGCTCGTTTCCTCGATCGCGCCGACGGGCGCGCGCGTAGCCGACATCGGCGCGCTGGCTGATGCCGCTGCACAGGCGAAAGCGGTGCTGATCGTGGACAACTCGATCGCGACGCATTTTTGCTGCACCCCCCTTCTGCTCGGCGCGGATGCGGTCGCAGAGCCTCTCGTTGTATCCGTCATCGAGCCTGAATGCCCATCAGATTCCGTGTCGCTGTCGTTTGTGGCCCTCGCATGGCGCGAGGCGCGCAGGCGGGGCGGGAAACATGCGTGCGGCCGCGCGCGCGGATCTCGGATGCGACTCGCCAGACGGGTGTTTGCCGCGGATATCGATGAGGTTGAGCTGTCCGCCGAGTTGGTCTGCGCAGCCGAGCGCGCTGTACGGGCGCAGGCGCTTTGCGCTCAGAAGAGAAACGATCACGCCCGCGCGATAGCGGAATATCTGAGCTGCCACCCGCGCGTCGAAGCCGTGCGCTATCCGGGCTTCGAGGCGCACGTGGATCATGAGCGGGCGTCTCGCGTGCTCAGACACGGTTTTGGTCCGATCATCGAGATCGATCTGGACGGCATCGAGTCAGCGACATCCATTGCAAAAGCCCTTGATCATAGATCCGGGACATCCGCCTCATCCCTGATGGTTTCCCCTTCGACTCCGGATCAGCACGACCCCGCTCGGATCACGCGAGCGCGCGTCTTTTCGGCCGCGTCCTCTGTTCGCGCTGATCGCGAAAGGGGAGGGGGTCGCCGGGTCATCTTATCCGTCGGCACCGACGACCCTTTGGTCGTCTTGAACCTGATCGAGCACGCGCTCGCATCGTGA
- the thyA gene encoding thymidylate synthase → MSRADGIFVRMCEDILENGTSTQGERVRPRWADGASAYTLKSFGVTARYDLREEFPALTLRRTALKSAMDEVLWIYQRKSNNVHDLNSHIWDRWADESGSIGKAYGYQIAQLSRYPEGEFDQMDRVLYDLSHTPYSRRIMTSTYTFADLSDMHLYPCAYSCTYNVTRCPGDDALTLNMVLMQRSQDVLAANNWNVCQYALLLMMVAQVSGMIPGELLHVIADAHIYDRHVEIVRELIGRPRHPAPKVALNPDVTDFYAFTTDDLLVCDYVHGPQIKDIPIAV, encoded by the coding sequence ATGAGCAGAGCCGATGGGATCTTCGTCAGAATGTGCGAGGACATCCTCGAGAACGGAACCAGCACGCAAGGTGAGCGGGTCCGTCCCCGATGGGCTGATGGCGCGTCGGCCTACACCCTCAAGAGCTTCGGCGTCACCGCCCGCTACGATCTGCGTGAGGAGTTCCCAGCTCTCACGCTGCGCAGAACCGCTCTCAAAAGCGCGATGGACGAGGTGCTCTGGATCTATCAGCGCAAATCCAACAACGTTCACGATCTCAACAGTCATATCTGGGACAGGTGGGCAGATGAGTCCGGTTCGATCGGCAAGGCCTACGGATACCAGATCGCCCAGCTCAGTCGCTATCCGGAAGGCGAGTTCGACCAGATGGACCGCGTGCTCTACGATCTTTCGCACACGCCCTACTCCAGGCGCATCATGACGAGCACCTACACGTTCGCCGATCTATCGGACATGCACCTCTATCCATGCGCCTACAGCTGCACCTACAACGTTACCCGGTGCCCCGGCGATGACGCTTTGACGCTCAACATGGTTCTCATGCAGCGCAGCCAGGATGTGCTCGCGGCCAACAACTGGAACGTGTGCCAGTATGCGCTTTTGCTCATGATGGTAGCTCAGGTGTCCGGCATGATCCCCGGCGAGCTTCTGCACGTGATCGCCGATGCGCATATCTACGATCGACATGTCGAAATCGTTCGCGAGCTCATCGGGCGTCCGCGCCACCCCGCGCCCAAGGTTGCGCTCAACCCCGACGTCACCGATTTTTACGCATTCACGACCGATGATCTGCTCGTTTGCGACTACGTTCACGGGCCGCAGATCAAAGACATCCCGATTGCCGTGTAG
- a CDS encoding dihydrofolate reductase yields the protein MRETESVTSIGTGRSLGSRASQPTSSTLPNLFAIVSVCRDWGIGCAGDMVVRNRVDMRHFVSLTRGHAVIMGRKTLESLPGGAPLRDRRNIVLTHDETFAREGVTTVCTAAAAIGAIAEEDEAWLIGGAAVYRLLLPFCSRAFVTKHDCVRTCDAYFPDLDVDPAWSLECAGTRAVLASGEGDEGLGYSFDVYVRSSL from the coding sequence GTGAGAGAAACCGAGAGCGTCACATCGATCGGTACGGGCCGATCGCTTGGATCGCGGGCGTCGCAGCCGACGTCTTCCACCCTGCCCAACCTGTTCGCCATCGTATCGGTCTGTCGGGATTGGGGTATCGGATGCGCGGGCGACATGGTCGTGCGCAACCGCGTCGATATGCGCCACTTCGTCTCCTTGACGCGCGGCCATGCCGTCATCATGGGTCGCAAGACGCTGGAAAGCCTGCCCGGTGGCGCCCCCCTCAGGGATCGTCGCAACATCGTGCTCACGCACGATGAGACCTTCGCGCGCGAAGGCGTGACGACCGTCTGCACGGCCGCGGCAGCGATCGGAGCCATCGCAGAGGAAGACGAGGCATGGCTCATCGGTGGCGCAGCGGTCTATCGATTGCTGCTTCCCTTCTGCAGTCGGGCTTTCGTTACGAAGCACGATTGCGTGCGGACCTGCGACGCCTACTTCCCGGATCTGGATGTCGATCCCGCCTGGAGCCTGGAGTGCGCCGGGACCCGCGCGGTGCTCGCGTCCGGCGAGGGGGACGAGGGTCTCGGGTACTCGTTCGACGTCTACGTGAGGAGTTCCCTGTGA